In Staphylococcus lloydii, the following proteins share a genomic window:
- a CDS encoding DUF979 domain-containing protein, translating to MSSHTLDTLLEIFYVLIGLQLFYTALRVLKAPDRSKKYGTALFWIILGVLFIFGPYIPNSINGLLILFMGALTLFKQVAIKNIVDVTDKEVEAGASKYGNKLFIPAIVLAVVAVVVSNWTPLGGAVGLGVASIVGIIAAVVVIKPKASYILYDSDRLTQQVGTVGILPQFLAALGVLFTVSGVGNVISKGISSFLPEGNHLIGATAYILGMVLFTMLMGNAFAAFTVITASIGMPFVIAQGGDPAIAGALAMTGGFCGTLLTPMAANFNTLPVALLEMKEEFGVIKAQIPIAISLIIIHIVLMYFWAF from the coding sequence ATGAGTAGTCATACTTTAGATACTTTGTTAGAAATATTTTACGTGTTAATTGGATTGCAACTGTTTTATACAGCATTACGTGTGTTGAAAGCACCAGATAGAAGTAAAAAATACGGTACCGCACTATTTTGGATTATTTTAGGCGTATTATTTATTTTTGGACCTTACATACCAAACAGCATTAACGGATTGTTGATATTATTTATGGGTGCGTTGACTTTATTCAAACAAGTGGCAATTAAAAATATTGTTGATGTCACAGATAAAGAGGTTGAAGCGGGTGCATCTAAATACGGCAATAAACTCTTTATACCGGCAATTGTATTAGCGGTAGTCGCAGTCGTAGTATCGAATTGGACACCACTTGGCGGTGCTGTTGGATTAGGTGTAGCTTCTATCGTAGGTATTATCGCCGCGGTAGTCGTTATCAAACCTAAAGCATCATACATCTTATATGATAGTGACAGACTGACACAGCAAGTTGGAACGGTCGGTATTTTACCTCAATTTTTAGCCGCATTAGGTGTACTATTTACGGTGAGTGGTGTCGGTAATGTGATATCTAAAGGTATATCATCATTTTTACCTGAAGGTAATCATTTGATTGGTGCAACGGCTTATATTTTAGGCATGGTCTTGTTTACGATGTTGATGGGCAATGCGTTTGCGGCATTTACAGTTATCACAGCGAGCATTGGTATGCCATTCGTTATTGCACAAGGCGGAGATCCAGCAATAGCTGGCGCATTAGCGATGACTGGAGGCTTTTGTGGCACTTTACTAACTCCGATGGCTGCGAACTTTAATACATTGCCAGTCGCATTACTCGAAATGAAAGAAGAGTTCGGTGTAATTAAAGCGCAAATTCCTATTGCCATATCGTTAATCATCATACATATCGTACTGATGTATTTTTGGGCATTTTAA
- the pcp gene encoding pyroglutamyl-peptidase I, with protein sequence MKILIAAFDPFGGEKVNPALEAVKQLPEQIGEHHITKLEIPTVFHESKDVLAEALAQNSYEAVLTIGQAGGRFELTPERVGINIDDARIADNKGNQPIDAEIQSQGAPAYFSNMPVKAMTEAIQNAGVPARLSNTAGTFVCNHILYQMGYLQATTYPELLFGFIHVPFIPAQVASKQNVPSMSLDTIVQGLTAAIKAISHSGDSHVALGETH encoded by the coding sequence ATGAAAATCTTAATAGCGGCATTTGACCCATTTGGTGGAGAAAAAGTAAATCCAGCATTAGAAGCGGTAAAGCAATTACCTGAGCAAATTGGCGAACATCATATTACGAAATTAGAAATTCCTACCGTGTTCCATGAATCGAAAGATGTACTAGCAGAAGCTTTGGCACAAAACAGTTATGAAGCCGTGTTAACAATAGGTCAAGCTGGCGGACGCTTTGAATTAACGCCTGAACGTGTTGGCATTAATATTGATGATGCGCGTATTGCAGATAACAAAGGGAATCAACCTATTGATGCTGAGATTCAATCACAAGGCGCACCGGCTTATTTTTCTAACATGCCAGTAAAAGCAATGACTGAAGCAATTCAAAATGCAGGCGTGCCTGCACGTTTATCAAATACAGCCGGTACATTTGTGTGTAATCACATTTTATATCAAATGGGATATTTACAAGCGACAACATATCCAGAGCTGTTATTTGGATTTATCCATGTGCCATTTATACCTGCGCAAGTAGCGTCGAAACAAAATGTACCTTCAATGTCGCTAGATACTATTGTGCAAGGTTTGACTGCTGCTATCAAAGCGATATCTCACTCAGGTGATAGCCATGTAGCATTAGGAGAAACGCATTAA
- a CDS encoding Hsp20/alpha crystallin family protein: MAFEMKPFNNSFFDVNPSDFFKDFGRQFFDQFPSQNIKTDITELDDAFEVEAELPGMDKDNIQLQFDNNILTIAGKQTVENEEQDDAGRIIQRERSYSNVSRQFSFNNIDKDNITASYNNGMLHVKLPKTQQEDTSSNIQID, from the coding sequence ATGGCATTTGAAATGAAACCTTTCAACAACTCATTTTTCGACGTGAACCCAAGTGATTTCTTTAAAGATTTTGGACGTCAATTCTTTGATCAATTTCCAAGTCAAAATATAAAAACTGACATTACAGAATTAGACGATGCTTTTGAAGTAGAAGCAGAATTACCTGGTATGGATAAAGACAATATACAACTTCAATTCGACAACAATATTTTAACTATTGCAGGAAAACAAACCGTTGAAAACGAAGAACAAGATGATGCAGGTCGCATTATACAACGTGAACGTAGTTACAGCAACGTAAGTAGACAATTTTCATTTAACAATATAGATAAAGACAATATTACTGCTTCTTACAATAACGGAATGCTTCACGTGAAACTTCCTAAAACACAACAAGAAGACACAAGCTCAAATATTCAAATTGACTAA
- a CDS encoding DM13 domain-containing protein, producing MNIKTLVFSTTIAGTLLLGACNNMEDKKNEKSDTKTEMKDEKTSKDNAKVEKTGMFKSENKEKVEGKAMIKDGKLMLTDYSSSKGPDLHVYLTKGNKIEEGKKIDDVKHDEATQTFDLKDIDAEQYDTVTIYCDKAHVIFGSAKLK from the coding sequence ATGAATATTAAAACATTAGTATTTTCAACGACGATTGCAGGAACTTTATTATTAGGCGCTTGTAACAATATGGAAGATAAGAAAAATGAGAAGTCAGACACTAAAACGGAAATGAAGGACGAGAAGACATCTAAAGACAACGCTAAAGTAGAAAAAACAGGTATGTTCAAATCTGAAAACAAAGAAAAAGTAGAAGGTAAAGCTATGATCAAAGACGGTAAACTTATGCTAACTGATTATAGTTCATCTAAAGGTCCTGATTTACACGTTTACTTAACTAAAGGTAACAAAATTGAAGAAGGTAAAAAAATTGATGACGTTAAACATGATGAAGCAACGCAAACATTTGACCTTAAAGACATAGATGCTGAACAGTACGACACAGTGACAATATATTGTGATAAAGCACACGTTATATTTGGATCTGCTAAATTAAAATAG
- a CDS encoding DoxX family protein has translation MRKLIILFIRLGSGSYMLFQGYEKLTGGFAVDGLVPVIKENKDSPYWYKEFFEYVVAPNLELFKWLIPLGEIAVGLALILGVLSYTASFFGVFIMLNYILADMIFTYPTQLFFFIILLMNKETMTTLSLNHFLKRTTGKG, from the coding sequence ATAAGAAAACTCATAATATTATTTATTCGCTTAGGTTCAGGCAGTTATATGTTATTCCAAGGTTACGAAAAATTGACTGGCGGTTTTGCGGTAGACGGATTAGTACCAGTTATTAAAGAGAACAAAGATTCACCTTACTGGTATAAAGAATTTTTTGAATACGTCGTAGCACCTAATTTAGAATTATTTAAATGGCTAATCCCATTAGGAGAAATAGCGGTAGGTTTGGCGCTGATTTTAGGCGTATTGTCATATACAGCTAGCTTCTTCGGTGTGTTTATCATGTTAAATTATATTTTGGCAGACATGATATTTACATACCCAACACAACTGTTTTTCTTTATAATATTATTAATGAATAAAGAAACGATGACAACTTTAAGTTTAAATCATTTCTTAAAAAGGACAACAGGTAAGGGTTGA
- a CDS encoding response regulator transcription factor has product MSHVLIVDDEQDIRAICKTYFEFEGHEVTTACDGKEALSKLNSSVDLIILDIMMPELNGYKVVEEMKTQGLDIPYIYLTAKTTESETIYGLMLGADDYVKKPFSPRELVIRAKNILNRTAQQPTQTEIVNCGSLILNNLTKTAEINGQELGFRIKEFELLWYFATHETMAISKSELLEQVWGYAYYEDMNTLNVHIHRIREKLEACQYDEYTIATVWGLGYKFQRSV; this is encoded by the coding sequence ATGAGTCACGTGTTAATCGTCGATGACGAACAAGATATTAGAGCAATTTGTAAGACCTATTTTGAATTTGAAGGTCATGAAGTAACGACAGCTTGTGATGGTAAGGAAGCACTCAGTAAATTAAATAGCAGTGTGGATTTAATCATTTTAGATATTATGATGCCTGAACTTAATGGCTATAAAGTTGTAGAAGAAATGAAAACGCAAGGTTTAGATATACCTTACATTTATTTAACTGCGAAGACGACTGAAAGTGAGACAATTTATGGTTTAATGCTAGGTGCAGATGATTATGTTAAAAAACCTTTTAGTCCAAGAGAATTGGTTATACGTGCTAAAAATATTTTAAATAGAACAGCACAGCAACCCACGCAGACAGAAATCGTTAATTGCGGAAGTTTAATACTCAATAATTTAACTAAAACAGCAGAAATTAACGGACAAGAATTAGGATTTAGAATAAAAGAATTTGAGTTGTTATGGTATTTTGCTACACATGAAACAATGGCTATTTCAAAATCGGAACTGTTAGAGCAAGTATGGGGCTATGCGTATTACGAAGACATGAATACATTAAACGTACATATACACCGTATTAGAGAAAAATTAGAAGCCTGTCAGTATGATGAATACACCATAGCAACGGTGTGGGGGCTTGGTTATAAGTTCCAAAGGAGTGTTTAA
- a CDS encoding sensor histidine kinase, with the protein MSIRKQLFYAFIVSILITTLFVFVLYKLMWFNVHQTIMLTLGSFISSMITMIIAIFLLAPTIQKIEQLNIQTQQIAQGNFNIESLPITSPKELKELNVSFTMMVAKIQAQMAHIQLEQDEKIAMIQNLAHDLKTPLASIKSYSEGLKDGIIHDTEDVASAYRILITQTDRLSQMFDDLTDLIAVNRTDQLQATINMDQLLIPVLESYQQQLTTENRDLQLNIDHTIPPFQQDKVALERIITNFIDNALKFSAKGSPIKIDVNSLANKQLAISVTDEGIGIKESHVPHIFNRTYRVEDSRNKSTGGTGLGLYIARTLAERIDGEIKVNSIFSRGTTITLTFPIK; encoded by the coding sequence ATGTCGATTCGTAAACAATTATTTTATGCATTTATAGTTTCAATACTGATTACGACACTTTTCGTTTTCGTGCTCTATAAATTAATGTGGTTTAACGTTCATCAAACGATAATGTTAACATTAGGGTCTTTTATTTCTAGTATGATTACGATGATTATTGCAATATTTTTATTAGCACCCACGATTCAAAAAATAGAACAATTAAACATCCAAACACAACAAATTGCACAAGGTAATTTTAATATTGAAAGTTTACCAATAACATCACCAAAAGAATTAAAAGAATTAAATGTTTCATTCACAATGATGGTAGCTAAAATTCAAGCGCAAATGGCACATATCCAATTAGAACAAGATGAAAAAATAGCGATGATTCAAAATTTAGCGCACGATTTAAAAACCCCCTTAGCAAGTATTAAATCCTATTCAGAAGGACTTAAAGATGGCATAATTCATGACACAGAAGATGTAGCGTCAGCTTATCGTATTTTAATAACTCAAACAGACCGTTTGTCACAAATGTTTGATGACTTAACAGATTTAATAGCCGTAAATCGTACCGATCAATTACAAGCAACGATTAATATGGATCAATTGTTAATCCCAGTTTTAGAGAGTTATCAGCAACAATTAACGACGGAAAATAGAGATTTACAATTAAACATTGATCATACTATCCCTCCATTCCAACAAGACAAGGTGGCGCTCGAAAGAATTATTACGAATTTTATCGATAACGCATTGAAATTTTCGGCTAAAGGCTCACCTATTAAGATAGACGTTAACAGCCTAGCCAATAAACAGCTAGCAATATCAGTAACTGATGAAGGAATAGGTATTAAAGAGTCACATGTGCCCCATATTTTTAATCGCACGTATCGAGTAGAAGATTCGCGCAATAAATCTACGGGTGGTACAGGTTTAGGTCTATACATTGCACGTACTTTAGCTGAGCGTATAGACGGCGAGATAAAAGTTAATAGTATTTTTAGTAGAGGTACCACGATAACATTAACATTCCCAATAAAATAA
- the fadH gene encoding 2,4-dienoyl-CoA reductase, with protein sequence MKDKVIIVTGGSSGMGKAMAKRFVEEGANVVITGRTPEKLDATKQEIEQREGQVLCVAMDVRDPEMVQQTVDKTLDKFGKIDGLVNNAAGNFICPAEDLSINGWNSVINIVLNGTWYCTQAVGKHWIEQGNKGVIVNIVAPYSWTSGPGVIHSASAKAGVLSMTRTIAVEWGAKYGIRANAIAPGPIDNTGGAQRLTLSEEARQQTLDSVPLNRMGQPEEIAGLARFLFSDEASYINGDCITMDGGQWLNRNPF encoded by the coding sequence ATGAAAGATAAAGTAATTATTGTAACTGGTGGCAGTAGCGGAATGGGTAAAGCAATGGCTAAACGATTTGTTGAAGAAGGTGCCAATGTCGTCATAACTGGCCGTACGCCAGAGAAATTAGACGCAACGAAACAAGAAATAGAACAACGTGAAGGGCAAGTATTGTGCGTCGCAATGGATGTTCGAGATCCTGAAATGGTACAACAGACGGTCGATAAAACATTAGACAAGTTTGGCAAAATTGATGGCTTGGTGAATAATGCAGCAGGGAATTTTATTTGTCCGGCCGAAGATTTATCGATTAACGGTTGGAATTCTGTTATCAATATCGTATTAAACGGCACTTGGTATTGCACACAAGCTGTCGGTAAACATTGGATTGAGCAAGGAAACAAAGGCGTTATCGTCAATATCGTCGCACCTTACTCTTGGACATCAGGTCCGGGTGTTATCCACTCAGCAAGCGCTAAAGCAGGCGTGTTATCAATGACACGGACGATTGCTGTAGAATGGGGTGCAAAATATGGGATACGTGCCAATGCAATTGCACCAGGTCCAATAGACAATACTGGAGGCGCACAGAGATTAACGCTATCAGAAGAGGCGCGTCAACAAACATTAGATAGCGTACCGTTGAACCGAATGGGACAACCCGAAGAAATCGCTGGATTAGCACGCTTTTTATTTTCAGATGAAGCGAGTTACATTAATGGCGATTGCATCACGATGGACGGTGGTCAATGGTTAAATCGTAATCCGTTTTAA
- a CDS encoding rhodanese-related sulfurtransferase, which translates to MDYRVLLFYKYVTIDDPETFAAEHLQFCKDNDLKGRILVSSEGINGTVSGPKEVTDNYIAHMRADTRFSDIVFKIDEAEGHAFKKMHVRPRNEIVALDLEDDVNPKELTGKYLSPTEFKEALQSDDTVVIDARNDYEYDLGHFRGAIRPNITRFRDLPDWIKENKEQFMDKKIVTYCTGGIRCEKFSGWLLKEGFEDVSQLKDGIATYGKDPETKGELWDGKMYVFDERISVEINQVDKTVVGKEWFDGTPCERYINCSNPECNRQILVSEENEERYLGACSHECAAHERNRYVQKHDISEEEKTKRLENFKDLVNQ; encoded by the coding sequence ATGGATTATAGAGTATTGTTATTTTATAAATATGTAACGATTGATGACCCTGAAACTTTTGCAGCTGAGCATTTACAATTTTGTAAGGACAACGACTTAAAAGGTCGTATTTTAGTATCTTCTGAAGGTATTAATGGTACAGTGTCTGGCCCTAAAGAAGTAACTGATAATTATATCGCTCACATGAGAGCTGACACTAGATTCAGCGATATCGTCTTCAAAATCGACGAAGCTGAAGGTCATGCATTCAAAAAAATGCACGTACGTCCAAGAAATGAAATTGTCGCTTTAGATCTTGAAGATGATGTTAATCCTAAAGAATTAACAGGTAAATATCTATCACCTACTGAATTCAAAGAAGCATTACAATCTGACGATACAGTTGTTATTGATGCACGTAATGACTATGAATATGATTTAGGTCATTTCAGAGGGGCTATCCGTCCTAACATAACTAGATTCAGAGACTTACCGGACTGGATAAAAGAGAATAAAGAACAATTTATGGATAAGAAAATTGTCACTTATTGTACTGGCGGTATCCGTTGTGAAAAATTCTCTGGCTGGTTATTAAAAGAAGGTTTCGAAGATGTAAGCCAACTTAAAGATGGTATTGCAACTTACGGAAAAGACCCTGAAACTAAAGGTGAACTTTGGGACGGCAAAATGTACGTGTTCGATGAACGTATTAGTGTAGAAATTAACCAAGTAGACAAAACAGTTGTAGGTAAAGAATGGTTCGATGGTACGCCATGTGAACGTTACATCAACTGTAGCAACCCTGAATGTAACCGTCAGATTTTAGTTTCTGAAGAAAATGAAGAACGTTATTTAGGTGCTTGTTCACATGAATGTGCAGCGCACGAAAGAAACCGTTACGTTCAAAAACACGATATCAGCGAAGAAGAAAAAACAAAACGCTTAGAAAACTTCAAAGATTTAGTAAACCAATAA
- a CDS encoding metal-dependent hydrolase family protein — translation MLIKNINLIDGTGREVQSNVDVHIQDDEFVAIGTNINVEDNDVIDGQGKYLLPGMIDSHVHIMEEMRPLAQKLATPFSYTFYQAIDNLKRTVKCGVTTVRDALGADQGIKEAVQDGLILGPRMQVSINALTITGGHGDKLTKSGIVMPSFLEDYPGLPNGICDGVEEVRKKVRQMLQAGADVIKVHATGGVTSPTDHPDYTQFSVEELKVMVQEAQFRDNRKVMAHAQGLQGVKNCIEAGIHSIEHGIYLDDEAIEGMKAKNMFLVPTLLAPVSVIEFADELGMSETSIQKSKDVIDAHTTSFNKAVKAGVKIAMGTDAGVFKHGTNLRELELMVEHGMTPMQAIVASTQTSAECLGYQDYLGTVEINKKADFIMVDNNPLDNIGLLKHPDNIQIVGIGGKVVKDIR, via the coding sequence ATGTTAATTAAAAATATTAATTTGATAGATGGAACAGGACGCGAGGTACAAAGTAATGTAGATGTGCATATTCAAGATGATGAATTTGTTGCGATTGGCACAAATATTAATGTCGAAGATAATGATGTCATTGATGGTCAAGGTAAATATTTATTACCTGGCATGATAGATAGCCACGTGCATATTATGGAAGAAATGAGACCTTTAGCACAAAAATTAGCTACACCATTTTCATATACTTTTTATCAAGCAATCGACAATTTAAAACGTACCGTTAAATGTGGTGTCACAACCGTGCGTGATGCTTTAGGTGCCGATCAAGGTATTAAAGAAGCTGTACAAGACGGATTAATTCTCGGACCACGTATGCAAGTGAGCATTAATGCATTGACTATTACTGGTGGCCATGGTGACAAACTTACTAAATCGGGTATCGTCATGCCAAGCTTTTTAGAAGACTACCCCGGTTTACCTAATGGTATTTGTGACGGCGTTGAAGAAGTGCGTAAGAAAGTACGTCAAATGCTACAAGCAGGTGCCGATGTAATTAAAGTGCATGCAACCGGCGGCGTTACAAGTCCTACTGACCATCCAGATTATACCCAGTTTTCAGTTGAAGAACTCAAAGTTATGGTACAAGAAGCGCAATTTAGAGATAACCGTAAAGTTATGGCACATGCTCAAGGATTACAAGGTGTGAAAAATTGTATCGAAGCAGGCATCCATTCAATCGAACACGGTATTTATTTAGACGATGAGGCAATTGAAGGAATGAAAGCCAAAAATATGTTCCTTGTACCAACACTATTAGCACCAGTTTCTGTCATTGAGTTTGCCGATGAATTAGGCATGTCAGAAACATCAATACAAAAGTCTAAAGATGTTATTGATGCACATACGACTAGTTTCAATAAAGCGGTAAAAGCAGGCGTCAAAATTGCTATGGGTACAGATGCAGGTGTCTTCAAACACGGTACCAACTTACGCGAGTTAGAACTAATGGTCGAACATGGTATGACACCTATGCAAGCTATCGTCGCATCTACACAAACTTCAGCAGAATGTCTAGGGTATCAAGACTATCTAGGTACTGTAGAAATCAACAAGAAAGCCGATTTCATCATGGTAGATAACAACCCATTAGACAATATTGGTTTACTTAAACATCCAGACAACATCCAAATAGTCGGCATCGGTGGTAAAGTCGTTAAAGACATCCGATAA
- a CDS encoding ABC transporter permease, translated as MKFFFSSTFLFIILLLLTILSLFIGVSKVSITDIFHLTKAQTNIIVSSRIPRTVSILISGSTLALAGLIMQQMMQNKFVSPTTAGTMEWAKLGILISMIFFPQENILIKLIFAVGLSICGTYVFVKLVQYIRFTDVIFIPLLGIMLGGIVSSLSTFVALQTNTVQSIGNWLNGNFAIITSGRYEILYLSIPLLFLTYIFANHFTIAGMGKDFSSNLGVNYEKIVNIGLFIAAVITAIVVVTVGTLPFLGLIVPNIVSIFKGDNLKNALPQTALLGAIFVMFSDIIGRVVVYPYEINIGLTIGVFGTIIFIILLMKGRHNYAN; from the coding sequence ATGAAATTCTTCTTCAGTAGTACATTTCTATTTATTATTTTACTGTTATTAACAATTCTTTCTCTATTTATTGGTGTCAGTAAAGTATCAATCACTGATATTTTCCACTTAACCAAAGCGCAAACGAACATTATCGTTTCAAGTCGTATACCTAGAACAGTTAGCATTTTAATTTCTGGGAGTACTTTAGCGCTTGCAGGGTTAATTATGCAACAAATGATGCAAAATAAATTTGTGAGTCCAACGACTGCTGGAACGATGGAGTGGGCGAAATTAGGTATTCTCATTTCGATGATTTTTTTCCCGCAAGAAAACATTTTGATTAAACTCATTTTTGCTGTTGGTTTAAGCATTTGTGGCACATACGTGTTTGTGAAATTAGTACAATATATTCGTTTCACGGACGTTATTTTCATTCCGTTACTTGGTATTATGCTTGGCGGTATCGTTTCTAGCTTATCAACGTTTGTTGCCTTACAGACCAATACGGTACAAAGTATTGGTAACTGGTTGAACGGTAACTTTGCGATTATCACTAGTGGCAGATACGAAATCTTATACTTAAGTATTCCGTTATTATTTCTTACATATATATTTGCCAATCATTTTACTATTGCAGGAATGGGCAAAGACTTTAGCAGTAACTTGGGTGTTAATTACGAAAAAATCGTAAATATAGGATTGTTTATAGCAGCGGTCATTACTGCAATTGTTGTGGTAACCGTAGGAACTTTACCTTTCTTAGGGTTAATCGTCCCAAATATCGTGTCAATTTTTAAAGGTGATAACTTGAAAAATGCACTGCCTCAAACGGCGTTGTTAGGTGCAATCTTTGTAATGTTCTCTGACATTATTGGTAGAGTTGTCGTTTACCCGTATGAAATCAATATTGGTTTAACTATCGGCGTCTTTGGCACTATTATTTTTATAATTTTGCTGATGAAAGGACGACACAATTATGCAAATTAG
- a CDS encoding iron chelate uptake ABC transporter family permease subunit gives MQISDKTKLLLLVLLTIIVGGLYLIVGINFDIFEYQFFSRLRKLCLMLIVGGAIAASVVVFQAITNNRLLTPSIIGLDAIYMFAKVLIVVVFGVQSVLVTNTYYSFLITLVVMVAFSLFLFQGIFRMSNVSVYFILLIGVILGTFFRSLTGFLELIINPEDFLAVQSSMFANFDASNSKLMLICTVILIVLVLITVYFIPYLDVLLLGRSQAINLGISYATLTRLLLILVAILVSVSTALVGPITFLGLLTVNLAREMLGTFKHKYILPATICLSWLSLFIAQGIVENLFEATTQVSIIIDLVGGSYFIYLLIKRRHTN, from the coding sequence ATGCAAATTAGTGATAAAACAAAATTACTCTTATTAGTGTTGTTAACGATAATCGTCGGAGGGCTTTATCTTATCGTAGGCATCAACTTTGATATTTTTGAGTATCAATTTTTCAGCCGTTTAAGAAAATTATGCTTAATGCTTATCGTCGGAGGGGCTATAGCAGCATCAGTAGTTGTATTCCAAGCGATTACAAATAACCGCCTATTAACACCTTCGATTATTGGTCTCGATGCCATCTATATGTTTGCAAAAGTATTAATCGTCGTTGTGTTTGGAGTGCAATCGGTGTTAGTGACAAATACGTATTATAGTTTTCTTATTACGTTGGTAGTGATGGTCGCATTTTCATTATTTCTGTTTCAAGGCATTTTTCGAATGTCTAACGTCTCGGTCTACTTTATTTTATTGATCGGCGTTATTTTGGGAACATTTTTCAGAAGTCTGACAGGATTTTTAGAATTAATTATCAATCCTGAAGATTTTCTAGCCGTTCAAAGTTCTATGTTTGCTAACTTTGATGCATCTAATAGTAAGTTGATGTTGATATGTACAGTGATACTTATTGTCTTAGTACTAATTACCGTATATTTTATTCCTTATTTAGATGTACTGCTATTAGGCAGAAGTCAGGCGATAAATTTAGGTATTTCTTATGCTACGTTGACGCGTCTATTACTTATACTTGTCGCAATACTCGTTTCAGTATCGACTGCATTAGTTGGGCCAATTACTTTTTTAGGATTACTAACGGTTAACTTAGCGCGTGAAATGCTAGGGACTTTTAAGCATAAATATATCTTGCCTGCGACGATTTGTCTGAGTTGGTTAAGTTTATTTATTGCACAAGGCATAGTCGAAAATTTATTTGAAGCAACGACACAGGTTAGCATCATTATCGATTTAGTCGGTGGTAGCTACTTTATCTACCTATTAATTAAAAGGAGGCATACAAATTGA
- a CDS encoding ABC transporter ATP-binding protein gives MISIKGLNKTIQDKPILKDINVDIKKGRLTSMIGPNGAGKSTLLSIITRLTECDDGEVTIEGQAIHDYKSNDLAKKLSILKQTNHTELNITVEQLVEFGRFPYSKGRLKKEDKEQVEYALEILQLQEIRDRYLKTLSGGQRQRAYLAMTIAQNTDYILLDEPLNNLDMKHSVQIMQTLRQLARSLNKTIIVVIHDINFASCYSDDIIALKDGEIIEANEKDEVIQPTVLNTLYDMEVRIEEVMGQRICIYFDETSVDEATYSAQTI, from the coding sequence TTGATCAGTATTAAAGGTCTTAACAAAACGATTCAAGATAAGCCAATTTTAAAAGATATTAATGTAGATATTAAAAAGGGTCGCTTAACTTCTATGATTGGTCCTAATGGTGCCGGTAAAAGTACATTGTTATCGATTATTACACGCCTTACAGAATGTGATGATGGCGAAGTGACAATCGAAGGTCAGGCGATTCATGACTATAAAAGCAATGACTTAGCTAAAAAATTATCTATTTTAAAACAAACGAACCATACAGAATTAAATATTACGGTAGAGCAATTAGTAGAATTTGGACGTTTTCCATATTCTAAAGGACGTTTGAAAAAGGAAGACAAAGAACAAGTAGAATACGCGCTCGAAATCTTGCAATTACAAGAAATTAGAGATCGCTATTTAAAAACATTATCTGGTGGACAAAGACAACGTGCATATCTTGCCATGACGATTGCACAAAATACAGATTATATCTTGTTAGACGAACCGTTAAATAATTTAGATATGAAACATTCCGTACAAATTATGCAAACGTTACGTCAGCTTGCAAGATCATTAAATAAAACAATTATTGTCGTTATTCACGATATAAACTTTGCTTCATGTTATTCAGACGACATTATAGCTCTGAAAGACGGTGAAATTATCGAAGCAAATGAAAAAGATGAAGTGATTCAACCTACCGTCTTGAATACTTTATATGATATGGAAGTGCGTATTGAAGAAGTTATGGGCCAACGTATATGTATATACTTTGACGAAACATCAGTGGATGAAGCGACATATTCAGCCCAAACCATCTAA